The following proteins are co-located in the Aquarana catesbeiana isolate 2022-GZ linkage group LG02, ASM4218655v1, whole genome shotgun sequence genome:
- the CTTNBP2NL gene encoding CTTNBP2 N-terminal-like protein isoform X1 — protein sequence MPFGEIIFWVAVCEMPCVGELCNSSQGNTMNLEKLSKPELLTLLSILEGELEARDLVIDAIKAQHKDRFIEERYGKYNISDPLLALQRDYETLKEDNHGQRPSVCSNPLFILKEVMKQCKAMQERMLAQLAAAESRHRKVILDLEEERRRHAQDAADGDDVTYMLEKERERLAQQLEFEKSQVKKLEKEQKKLSAQLEEEKARHKKLSSVLMKECTKANNRAVEEGQRVEDVNLKLEKVRCKVTQLEEDLAQEKKRSLQMEAQVEKQLSEFDIEREQLKAKLNREENRTKALKEELELLKKTLKNLKADGEVKESVSQDTESMSIGVSTEKLQLTSVSCQTGSVAHEKSVTDGSAKAHVSLSTPSKIPQPYSKLNGHSNTTGQNSEHSLKLNVGDSLKEKVASHDNLSENGSSPVRVESPLHMLGHAPSSGASSSPSSTAASSLTSSPCSSPVLSRRLIGGSSSPGYQSSYQVGINQRFHAARHKFQSQSEQEQHVSGMQSPPSRDLSPTLADNSAAKQLARNTVTQVLSRFTSQQTSSKPVPPNSSPFGTDYRTLANASNQKNDGSHSPNPLKVSGPLSPVSPGIKSPTFSRVERGNPPPIPPKKPGLAQSPASPVPPTKVPNQTSSLAASVDVPSNHCSNNGIIANGKEFEVMLPSGS from the exons GCACAGCACAAAGACAGATTCATTGAAGAGCGTTATGGCAAATACAATATCAGTGATCCTTTGCTGGCCTTGCAGAGGGATTATGAGACCCTCAAGGAGGACAACCACGGACAGAGGCCCTCCGTGTGTTCCAACCCCCTGTTCATTTTAAAGGAAGTCATGAAGCAATGCAAGGCCATGCAGGAGAGGATGTTGGCCCAGCTGGCTGCTGCTGAGAGCAGGCATAGAAAG GTCATCCTGGACTTGGAAGAAGAAAGGAGACGACATGCTCAAGATGCTGCTGATGGGGATGATGTCACGTACATGCTAGAGAAAGAACGGGAGAGGCTGGCTCAGCAG CTGGAATTTGAAAAATCACAAGTTAAAAAACTTGAGAAGGAACAGAAGAAACTTTCTGCTCAGTTAGAAGAGGAGAAAGCTCGACACAAGAAACTGTCTTCGGTTTTAATGAAAGAATGTACAAAGGCCAACAACAGAGCAGTAGAAGAAGGACAGAGGGTTGAAGATGTTAACTTGAAACTGGAAAAAGTGAGGTGCAAGGTTACTCAGCTTGAAGAAGACCTAGCCCAAGAAAAGAAGCGTAGCTTACAGATGGAAGCACAGGTGGAAaaacagctttcagagtttgacaTTGAAAGGGAACAGCTCAAAGCCAAGCTGAATCGAGAAGAAAATCGGACCAAAGCCCTGAAAGAAGAGCTTGAGTTGTTAAAGAAAACCttaaaaaacctgaaagctgatggTGAAGTCAAAGAATCTGTTTCCCAGGACACTGAATCGATGTCTATTGGTGTATCAACAGAAAAGCTACAGCTCACATCAGTATCTTGCCAGACAGGGAGTGTAGCACATGAAAAAAGTGTTACTGATGGTTCAGCAAAAGCCCATGTTTCTCTGTCAACACCTAGTAAAATTCCTCAGCCATATTCAAAATTAAATGGACATTCTAACACAACTGGCCAAAACAGTGAACATAGTTTAAAGTTGAATGTAGGGGATAGCCTGAAAGAGAAAGTGGCAAGTCATGATAATTTGTCTGAAAATGGAAGTTCACCTGTCAGAGTAGAGTCTCCCTTACATATGTTAGGACATGCTCCTTCTAGCGGAGCTTCGTCTTCCCCTAGCAGTACAGCAGCTTCCTCCTTAACATCGTCCCCTTGTTCTTCACCTGTTCTCTCAAGGCGTCTCATTGGAGGCTCTAGTAGTCCAGGCTATCAGTCATCATATCAAGTAGGAATCAACCAGCGATTTCATGCTGCCCGCCACAAGTTTCAGTCTCAATCTGAGCAAGAGCAGCATGTTTCTGGAATGCAGAGTCCTCCTTCTAGAGATTTGTCCCCAACATTGGCAGATAATTCTGCTGCCAAGCAACTTGCCCGCAATACCGTCACCCAGGTGTTGTCGCGTTTCACCAGCCAGCAGACCTCCAGCAAACCTGTACCTCCCAACAGCTCACCATTTGGCACAGATTACAGAACCCTTGCCAATGCCTCCAATCAGAAGAATGATGGTAGCCACTCTCCAAACCCTCTGAAAGTGTCTGGTCCTCTCAGTCCAGTATCTCCAGGGATAAAGTCGCCTACCTTTTCCAGAGTGGAAAGAGGAAACCCTCCACCTATTCCTCCAAAAAAACCAGGTCTAGCCCAGTCCCCAGCATCTCCTGTTCCACCAACCAAAGTACCCAACCAAACCTCTTCCCTGGCAGCTTCAGTGGATGTGCCCAGTAACCATTGTTCCAACAATGGAATTATTGCAAATGGGAAAGAATTTGAAGTAATGTTGCCCTCTGGTAGCTAG
- the CTTNBP2NL gene encoding CTTNBP2 N-terminal-like protein isoform X2 encodes MNLEKLSKPELLTLLSILEGELEARDLVIDAIKAQHKDRFIEERYGKYNISDPLLALQRDYETLKEDNHGQRPSVCSNPLFILKEVMKQCKAMQERMLAQLAAAESRHRKVILDLEEERRRHAQDAADGDDVTYMLEKERERLAQQLEFEKSQVKKLEKEQKKLSAQLEEEKARHKKLSSVLMKECTKANNRAVEEGQRVEDVNLKLEKVRCKVTQLEEDLAQEKKRSLQMEAQVEKQLSEFDIEREQLKAKLNREENRTKALKEELELLKKTLKNLKADGEVKESVSQDTESMSIGVSTEKLQLTSVSCQTGSVAHEKSVTDGSAKAHVSLSTPSKIPQPYSKLNGHSNTTGQNSEHSLKLNVGDSLKEKVASHDNLSENGSSPVRVESPLHMLGHAPSSGASSSPSSTAASSLTSSPCSSPVLSRRLIGGSSSPGYQSSYQVGINQRFHAARHKFQSQSEQEQHVSGMQSPPSRDLSPTLADNSAAKQLARNTVTQVLSRFTSQQTSSKPVPPNSSPFGTDYRTLANASNQKNDGSHSPNPLKVSGPLSPVSPGIKSPTFSRVERGNPPPIPPKKPGLAQSPASPVPPTKVPNQTSSLAASVDVPSNHCSNNGIIANGKEFEVMLPSGS; translated from the exons GCACAGCACAAAGACAGATTCATTGAAGAGCGTTATGGCAAATACAATATCAGTGATCCTTTGCTGGCCTTGCAGAGGGATTATGAGACCCTCAAGGAGGACAACCACGGACAGAGGCCCTCCGTGTGTTCCAACCCCCTGTTCATTTTAAAGGAAGTCATGAAGCAATGCAAGGCCATGCAGGAGAGGATGTTGGCCCAGCTGGCTGCTGCTGAGAGCAGGCATAGAAAG GTCATCCTGGACTTGGAAGAAGAAAGGAGACGACATGCTCAAGATGCTGCTGATGGGGATGATGTCACGTACATGCTAGAGAAAGAACGGGAGAGGCTGGCTCAGCAG CTGGAATTTGAAAAATCACAAGTTAAAAAACTTGAGAAGGAACAGAAGAAACTTTCTGCTCAGTTAGAAGAGGAGAAAGCTCGACACAAGAAACTGTCTTCGGTTTTAATGAAAGAATGTACAAAGGCCAACAACAGAGCAGTAGAAGAAGGACAGAGGGTTGAAGATGTTAACTTGAAACTGGAAAAAGTGAGGTGCAAGGTTACTCAGCTTGAAGAAGACCTAGCCCAAGAAAAGAAGCGTAGCTTACAGATGGAAGCACAGGTGGAAaaacagctttcagagtttgacaTTGAAAGGGAACAGCTCAAAGCCAAGCTGAATCGAGAAGAAAATCGGACCAAAGCCCTGAAAGAAGAGCTTGAGTTGTTAAAGAAAACCttaaaaaacctgaaagctgatggTGAAGTCAAAGAATCTGTTTCCCAGGACACTGAATCGATGTCTATTGGTGTATCAACAGAAAAGCTACAGCTCACATCAGTATCTTGCCAGACAGGGAGTGTAGCACATGAAAAAAGTGTTACTGATGGTTCAGCAAAAGCCCATGTTTCTCTGTCAACACCTAGTAAAATTCCTCAGCCATATTCAAAATTAAATGGACATTCTAACACAACTGGCCAAAACAGTGAACATAGTTTAAAGTTGAATGTAGGGGATAGCCTGAAAGAGAAAGTGGCAAGTCATGATAATTTGTCTGAAAATGGAAGTTCACCTGTCAGAGTAGAGTCTCCCTTACATATGTTAGGACATGCTCCTTCTAGCGGAGCTTCGTCTTCCCCTAGCAGTACAGCAGCTTCCTCCTTAACATCGTCCCCTTGTTCTTCACCTGTTCTCTCAAGGCGTCTCATTGGAGGCTCTAGTAGTCCAGGCTATCAGTCATCATATCAAGTAGGAATCAACCAGCGATTTCATGCTGCCCGCCACAAGTTTCAGTCTCAATCTGAGCAAGAGCAGCATGTTTCTGGAATGCAGAGTCCTCCTTCTAGAGATTTGTCCCCAACATTGGCAGATAATTCTGCTGCCAAGCAACTTGCCCGCAATACCGTCACCCAGGTGTTGTCGCGTTTCACCAGCCAGCAGACCTCCAGCAAACCTGTACCTCCCAACAGCTCACCATTTGGCACAGATTACAGAACCCTTGCCAATGCCTCCAATCAGAAGAATGATGGTAGCCACTCTCCAAACCCTCTGAAAGTGTCTGGTCCTCTCAGTCCAGTATCTCCAGGGATAAAGTCGCCTACCTTTTCCAGAGTGGAAAGAGGAAACCCTCCACCTATTCCTCCAAAAAAACCAGGTCTAGCCCAGTCCCCAGCATCTCCTGTTCCACCAACCAAAGTACCCAACCAAACCTCTTCCCTGGCAGCTTCAGTGGATGTGCCCAGTAACCATTGTTCCAACAATGGAATTATTGCAAATGGGAAAGAATTTGAAGTAATGTTGCCCTCTGGTAGCTAG